One Oncorhynchus masou masou isolate Uvic2021 chromosome 27, UVic_Omas_1.1, whole genome shotgun sequence genomic window carries:
- the LOC135515748 gene encoding plakophilin-2-like translates to MEAPPFMKSVLPALDSFTIDADDTSLALPPEDNTKTHSTDRSFRVQQQVQLTLARKGKKTTSNGSLHLSRKPSIITGSRDGTWSNMKTHSSFGQIGGRDFSSLSSLKETRRSPSKRVDLTPVTSPELPRSRLAYGSRRFGTYTLPGPSQPPMIGTSEERSYGTDLMRRYAHSEMARSTRTHAIANGGNYHWGQSLRQTRGPQPLSADHSFLCSSPAIRTDNSPYLMEVQKGARRQTGYGSFNATQRTEGLAWLGQVGKESQGHVGAKWPPSYPASLVSMEVDMGQMRAAAEPEIQQTDVKEVTVVKPESKVPELTLERAVNLLGQENEEMQITAASFIQNQCFNSADAKKMVFYLHGIPKLIKLLQSDSEELERIAAGALRNVVFESSENKMEVKDNEGVTPVLRLLRRSRDIETRRQLTGLLWNLSSHDLLKEHLSKEALEILTTSVLVPCSGLSEGENPKDAMLADPDTFYNATGCLRNISSTGPEGRKAMRQCENLIDSLVYYIRGTIADYKPDDKSTENCVCILHNLSYQMEMELPQKFASELHESRLNLAPKTKTPGCFGSRSAKIIQRLEPKRPLLEEKGSPCGIEWLWSAITVRMYLSIMARSICPYTQEAAIGALQNITAGNGLVSQAIAHTIVQRENGLLQAMKMLQEGGMVVKKTAVSLLCNISRYRELHAHIVKQVLPQLVVMLPNSDTSTDLPIEVTVSLCHILINLSQDETQHVRAIVNHGALPKIINISAKDNGFGPTRAGQAACILLHSMWSHSELHRAYKKAGYRKADFVNSRTSKAVH, encoded by the exons CCAGAGATGGAACCTGGTCTAACATGAAG ACACACTCATCTTTTGGCCAGATTGGAGGCAGGGACTTCAGCAGCCTGTCGTCTTTGAAGGAGACTAGAAGAAGTCCGTCTAAGAGGGTGGATTTGACCCCAGTCACCAGCCCCGAGTTACCTCGCTCCCGTCTGGCCTACGGGTCACGCCGTTTCGGAACCTACACCCTCCCCGGCCCTAGCCAGCCGCCCATGATTGGGACTTCAGAGGAGCGGTCGTATGGGACAGACTTGATGCGGCGTTATGCCCATTCAGAAATGGCCCGTAGCACAAGGACACACGCCATAGCTAACGGCGGCAACTACCACTGGGGACAGTCCCTCAGACAGACTCGAGGGCCCCAGCCCCTCTCTGCAGACCACTCATTCCTGTGCAGCAGCCCTGCGATTCGCACCGACAACAGCCCCTACCTGATGGAGGTTCAAAAGGGGGCGAGGAGACAAACAGGTTACGGGTCATTCAATGCTACCCAGAGAACAGAGGGCCTGGCCTGGCTGGGCCAGGTGGGGAAGGAGAGCCAGGGGCATGTGGGAGCAAAATGGCCTCCTTCGTACCCAGCCTCACTGGTCAGCATGGAGGTGGACATGGGCCAGATGAGGGCGGCGGCGGAGCCAGAGATCCAGCAGACAGACGTGAAGGAAGTCACTGTGGT GAAGCCAGAGAGCAAGGTGCCTGAGCTGACATTGGAGAGGGCAGTGAACCTGCTGGGCCAAGAGAATGAGGAGATGCAGATCACTGCTGCCAGCTTTATTCAAAACCAATGTTTCAACAGTGCTGACGCTAAGAAGATG GTGTTCTACCTCCACGGTATACCCAAGCTGATCAAACTGCTGCAGAGCGACAGCGAGGAGCTGGAGCGCATAGCGGCGGGGGCGCTCCGAAACGTCGTCTTCGAGAGCAGCGAGAACAAGATGGAGGTGAAGGACAACGAGGGCGTGACCCCTGTACTGCGTCTGCTCAGGAGAAGTCGCGACATAGAGACCCGGCGGCAGCTCACTG GGCTGTTGTGGAACCTATCCTCCCATGACCTGCTGAAGGAACATCTCTCCAAAGAGGCCCTGGAGATCCTGACCACTTCTGTGCTGGTGCCCTGCTCAGGCCTGTCTGAGGGGGAGAACCCCAAAGACGCCATGCTGGCTGACCCAGACACCTTTTACAACGCCACTGGCTGCCTCCG AAACATAAGCTCGACTGGTCCAGAAGGGAGAAAAGCCATGCGACAGTGTGAGAACCTCATTGATTCCCTGGTATACTACATCCGCGGGACCATAGCTGACTACAAGCCTGATGACAAG TCCACAGAGAACTGTGTGTGCATCCTACATAACCTCTCCTACCAGATGGAGATGGAGCTTCCACAGAAGTTCGCCAGTGAGCTCCATGAGTCTCGACTCAACCTGGCTCCAAAGACCAAGACCCCCGGCTGTTTCGGCTCCCGCAGTGCCAAAATCATCCAG CGTCTTGAACCAAAGCGCCCTCTGCTGGAGGAGAAGGGTAGTCCCTGTGGGATAGAGTGGCTGTGGAGCGCCATCACTGTGCGCATGTACCTGTCAATTATGGCCCGCAGCATCTGTCCCTACACCCAGGAGGCTGCCATTGGAGCCCTGCAGAACATCACAGCTGGGAACGGCCTG GTATCCCAGGCCATCGCCCACACCATAGTACAGCGGGAGAATGGTCTACTCCAGGCCATGAAGATGCTCCAGGAAGGAGGGATGGTTGTGAAGAAGACTGCTGTGTCCCTGCTATGTAACATCTCACGCTACAGAGAGCTTCACGCTCACATTG TCAAACAGGTGTTGCCACAGCTGGTGGTCATGTTACCCAACTCGGACACGAGCACAGACCTGCCTATAGAGGTGACTGTGTCCCTGTGCCACATCCTCATCAACCTGAGCCAGGATGAGACGCAGCACGTCAGGGCCATCGTCAACCACGGGGCGCTGCCCAAGATCATCAACATCAGCGCAAAGGACAACGG GTTTGGTCCCACCAGGGCTGGCCAGGCAGCCTGCATCCTACTACACAGCATGTGGAGCCACTCAGAGCTCCACAGGGCCTATAAGAAG GCTGGATATAGAAAAGCAGACTTCGTCAACAGCAGGACATCAAAGGCTGTACATTAA
- the LOC135515749 gene encoding E3 ubiquitin/ISG15 ligase TRIM25-like isoform X1, which translates to MDSISCSICLDLLKDPVTIPCGHSYCKGCIKGYWSLDDQKGIHSCPQCRQTFTPRPALNRNILLAELVEKLKTDFKTVPSASCFSGPEDVKYDRDDSAAERTEKQGQLREKRQQVGLRICVREKEMQDVRQAVMSLSLSAQAAVEHCELVFAELTRSIERRRCEVKELISAHQRASVSQAEGLLVRMEQEIAELKRRDKELEQLAQTEDNIHFLKTFQSLCVAPGSELLPYITANQHFSFEEVKSSISGMMERLEDVLKEEMVQIPGKVMAVSEVYVLSSRPELMAAAEVHIHHEPKTRVEFLENYCHLTLDPNSAYQHLRLSECNREVSWSDKALSYSDHPDRFTDHYQVLCKEDLSGTRYCEVDRRGECEVAITYRSISRKGGLECCFGSNDQSWSLVCRNSSCSYWHNKNRTDIPVPCSTRVGVYLDSRAGTLAFYSVSDTMTLLHRVQTTFTEDLCAGFWVGPGCGSSVALC; encoded by the exons ATGGACTCGATCAGTTGTTCGATCTGCCTGGATCTATTGAAGGATCCAGTGACTATTCCCTGTGGACACAGCTACTGTAAAGGCTGTATCAAGGGATATTGGAGTCTTGATGACCAAAAGGGAATTCACAGCTGCCCCCAGTGCCGACAGACATTCACCCCAAGACCTGCTCTGAACAGAAACATTCTGCTGGCTGAGTTGGTAGAGAAATTGAAGACAGATTTCAAAACGGTTCCCTCTGCTTCTTGTTTCTCTGGACCTGAAGATGTGAAATATGATCGTGATGACTCAGCGGCAGAGAGGACGGAGAAACAG GGGCAGCTGAGGGAGAAACGGCAGCAGGTCGGGCTGAGaatctgtgtgagagagaaggagatgcagGACGTAAGACAGGCGGTGATGTCCCTTTCA CTTTCAGCACAGGCAGCAGTGGAGCACTGTGAGCTGGTCTTTGCTGAGCTGACCCGCTCCATTGAGAGAAGGCGCTGTgaggtgaaggagctgatcaGCGCCCACCAGAGGGCGTCAGTAAGCCAAGCTGAAGGACTCCTGGTGCGAATGGAGCAGGAGATAGCTgagctgaagaggagagacaaggagctagAGCAGCTCGCACAAACAGAGGATAACATTCATTTCCTCAAG aCTTTCCAGTCTCTTTGTGTGGCTCCTGGATCTGAGCTCTTACCCTATATCACTGCCAACCAGCACTTCTCCTTTGAGGAAGTGAAGAGCTCCATCTCTGGAATGATGGAGCGACTGGAGGATGTATTGAAGGAGGAAATGGTCCAGATACCTGGAAAAG TAATGGCTGTCTCCGAAGTCTATGTCCTCAGCTCAAGACCAGAAT TAATGGCTGCTGCTGAAGTACATATTCATCATGAGCCCAAGACCAGAGTGGAGTTCTTGGAGA ACTACTGCCATCTCACGTTGGATCCCAACTCGGCGTATCAACACCTGCGTCTGTCTGAGTGCAATAGAGAAGTGTCATGGAGTGACAAGGCTCTGTCTTATTctgaccatccagacagattcacAGACCACTACCAGGTGTTGTGTAAAGAGGATCTGTCTGGAACCCGCTACTGTGAGGTGGATAGGAGGGGGGAGTGTGAGGTAGCCATCACATACAGAAGCATCAGCAGGAAGGGCGGATTGGAATGTTGCTTTGGTTCCAATGATCAGTCCTGGAGTTTGGTGTGTCGCAACTCGAGTTGTTCCTATTGGCACAATAAGAATAGGACTGATATCCCTGTCCCCTGCTCCaccagagtaggagtgtatctggacAGCAGGGCAGGGACTCTGGCCTTCTACAGCGTCTCGGAtacaatgaccctcctccacagagtccagaccacattcacCGAGGACCTCTGTGCTGGTTTttgggttggtcctggttgtggATCATCTGTGGCTCTGTGTTGA
- the LOC135515749 gene encoding E3 ubiquitin/ISG15 ligase TRIM25-like isoform X2, which yields MDSISCSICLDLLKDPVTIPCGHSYCKGCIKGYWSLDDQKGIHSCPQCRQTFTPRPALNRNILLAELVEKLKTDFKTVPSASCFSGPEDVKYDRDDSAAERTEKQGQLREKRQQVGLRICVREKEMQDVRQAVMSLSLSAQAAVEHCELVFAELTRSIERRRCEVKELISAHQRASVSQAEGLLVRMEQEIAELKRRDKELEQLAQTEDNIHFLKTFQSLCVAPGSELLPYITANQHFSFEEVKSSISGMMERLEDVLKEEMVQIPGKVYVLSSRPELMAAAEVHIHHEPKTRVEFLENYCHLTLDPNSAYQHLRLSECNREVSWSDKALSYSDHPDRFTDHYQVLCKEDLSGTRYCEVDRRGECEVAITYRSISRKGGLECCFGSNDQSWSLVCRNSSCSYWHNKNRTDIPVPCSTRVGVYLDSRAGTLAFYSVSDTMTLLHRVQTTFTEDLCAGFWVGPGCGSSVALC from the exons ATGGACTCGATCAGTTGTTCGATCTGCCTGGATCTATTGAAGGATCCAGTGACTATTCCCTGTGGACACAGCTACTGTAAAGGCTGTATCAAGGGATATTGGAGTCTTGATGACCAAAAGGGAATTCACAGCTGCCCCCAGTGCCGACAGACATTCACCCCAAGACCTGCTCTGAACAGAAACATTCTGCTGGCTGAGTTGGTAGAGAAATTGAAGACAGATTTCAAAACGGTTCCCTCTGCTTCTTGTTTCTCTGGACCTGAAGATGTGAAATATGATCGTGATGACTCAGCGGCAGAGAGGACGGAGAAACAG GGGCAGCTGAGGGAGAAACGGCAGCAGGTCGGGCTGAGaatctgtgtgagagagaaggagatgcagGACGTAAGACAGGCGGTGATGTCCCTTTCA CTTTCAGCACAGGCAGCAGTGGAGCACTGTGAGCTGGTCTTTGCTGAGCTGACCCGCTCCATTGAGAGAAGGCGCTGTgaggtgaaggagctgatcaGCGCCCACCAGAGGGCGTCAGTAAGCCAAGCTGAAGGACTCCTGGTGCGAATGGAGCAGGAGATAGCTgagctgaagaggagagacaaggagctagAGCAGCTCGCACAAACAGAGGATAACATTCATTTCCTCAAG aCTTTCCAGTCTCTTTGTGTGGCTCCTGGATCTGAGCTCTTACCCTATATCACTGCCAACCAGCACTTCTCCTTTGAGGAAGTGAAGAGCTCCATCTCTGGAATGATGGAGCGACTGGAGGATGTATTGAAGGAGGAAATGGTCCAGATACCTGGAAAAG TCTATGTCCTCAGCTCAAGACCAGAAT TAATGGCTGCTGCTGAAGTACATATTCATCATGAGCCCAAGACCAGAGTGGAGTTCTTGGAGA ACTACTGCCATCTCACGTTGGATCCCAACTCGGCGTATCAACACCTGCGTCTGTCTGAGTGCAATAGAGAAGTGTCATGGAGTGACAAGGCTCTGTCTTATTctgaccatccagacagattcacAGACCACTACCAGGTGTTGTGTAAAGAGGATCTGTCTGGAACCCGCTACTGTGAGGTGGATAGGAGGGGGGAGTGTGAGGTAGCCATCACATACAGAAGCATCAGCAGGAAGGGCGGATTGGAATGTTGCTTTGGTTCCAATGATCAGTCCTGGAGTTTGGTGTGTCGCAACTCGAGTTGTTCCTATTGGCACAATAAGAATAGGACTGATATCCCTGTCCCCTGCTCCaccagagtaggagtgtatctggacAGCAGGGCAGGGACTCTGGCCTTCTACAGCGTCTCGGAtacaatgaccctcctccacagagtccagaccacattcacCGAGGACCTCTGTGCTGGTTTttgggttggtcctggttgtggATCATCTGTGGCTCTGTGTTGA